The DNA segment CCAGTCACCATTCCAATTCAACCCAATACTTTCATGTAGATTGAACTCTAGGTGCGATGTACCTCTAGTACCAAATGCATATGGAACATTAAAAGGTTTTTCCTCTATTTGGAGATTATCAATTGTTACAATGTCTCCTATTTCTTTTGCATTTGTAGCAGAATGAAATAACCATCCATTACTAGCATCTGCATCAACCTGTACAACAGCTTCAAAATATCCTGTTAATGGATTTGAATGCATATAAATTGTATTATATCCTGCATATGTTGATATCTTAGAATTTGAACTCGCTTTATAATCTGTTGGAACACCATTGATACGCATATACCCACTCACTGCTATTGTTTTTCCTTGTTCTGGATAAAGTGATGTTGCTCTCATAACTAAATATCCATTTGTATTGATTGTCTCTCTGGTTATCCTATTTCCTGTTTGGAAAAATGTAGAATAACCTGTGTATGGTGTAATATCCCCTACATCTCCATAGTTAGTTGTAGCAGTACCCACCCATGCACCACCATTTTCATAAACCACATTATCTTCCGATACTGCACTATTTCTTTTATTTTTATCATATATATCATTTGATAATGGATAATAATATGCGCCTATAGGTATTGATGGATTTTCATTTACTTCATTCACCTTAATGTCTCCATTTTTTGTAAATTGTAAGTTTGAAGCTGTTAACTTTTTAATCTGTTCATCAGTCAGATATTTGTCATATATGCTAAAATTTCTTAATTGCATATTTGCTTGTAGCCCTGTACTAGAACTCAAGTTACCATTCCAACTTCCCAGATAAAAATTTACAGGGTTATTTTGAGGTAGTTTTGTAGTTGTATATGATTTAATATCACCATTTAAACACTGTTTATATTCACCATTACCCCATGTAACTATATAACTATTCCATCCTTTTGGTATGTCAGCATCTAGCCAACCTGATGGATGAAATGAATCATTTATATTAGAAAATCTAGTAGACAGTCCTAATGTATTATGATAACAAATATTTATTTTATCGCTTTCATGATCAACAGATCTTGAAGTAGAATGCGTTATCATCATCCATTTGTCTGTAGAAGAATATTTTTCACCATCCCAATAGAAATTAATTGCTATAGCACCGTTTTGAATGTTTATTAAATCGGGGTCTAATTCACATAAAGGATAGCCTCTACTTCCCTCTACAGATAAAGTAGCAAAAGCTTTAGCCTCCATCTGCGGACAACAAAACCAAGTCCGTTGAAGATCCCCCTGTGGATTACCAAAATAAAAGTGAAATGACAATGAATCAGACTGACTATCCCCAGGATTTAAGAAACTATTCCAAATTATCTTATGCCATTTACCATCGTTAGGCACTTTTATATATTCGCTACTATATCTACCTGTTTCACTATTGTCTGCTGTGTAGAACTTAATTCTAAAGTTAGAATCGAGGGTTTTAATCCACATAGATACCGTATAAGTAGTATTGGGTACTTGTGGTGCGTAATTTCCATAGCAATATAAGTACCCACTTTGGTCATTAGCATCTATGAAACTAATGACATTAGAGCTTATCCCTACAGGCGGGGCAATGTCATTATATTTAATATCTGTTAGATATCCAGTACTCCATCCAGTTTTTAAGTCTGTATTCGTTACTATATTCGTTGTAGCATCTTCAACAGCTATTCCATCATTAGTAACAGTACAATTTGAATCATCTGTATCTGTAATTATTACTCTTAAGTTTCTAATATACACTACCGAATTTGCACTACCATAATAATTGAATAAGCAACCAAAGTGGAACTTATTACATAACCCATTCGTACTAGTCCAACCACTTGAATAAGAATCTGCTCCATATCTTTCCTTAGTATAATTAACCCATTCTCCTAACGGTAAGTTTACACCACTTGCCATAGAGTAATCATAATTTGTAGTATACTTCACACCTTCTTTTGTAAAGCCATATCCACCTGCATATAATCTAGTGTAGTTCCCACCAGACGCCTCATCATTTTCCTGCATAATATCAAATGAAAACCTATAGTGTTTATTAGTATCAACTATAATTGGAGTGCTTAACCATAAATAGTTAACACCTTGAATTCTTAACGCTTGTTTACCTTCATCCCAACTCATATTAGCTATTGTTCCACTTGTAGCAAACCAACTATTAGGTTCTCGCCAATTAAGAGCCATTGATTCAAATAAGTTCGTATCTCCTGTTGGATGTTGGATGAGTTGGCGTCCACCTATAATATCAAATGATCCACCTTTCCCATCAAAAGGGAAATGGGCGATTAACCCATCCCTTATCACAGGAAGTCTTTCATTTATTTCCCCTCGAAGGAGTAAATCTCCATCTTTTAATCTTGCTATTATAGACATAAAATCACTCCTCCTTATCCTACGTATACAAAGTCAAGTGAATCTTCTGTTGAATTATGCTGTATCTCAAAATTACCAGTACTAAAACCATCACCAGAGTAAGTCTTACCTTCTACACTTAGGTATGCCTTATTTGCCTGTTGTGAGTTGTCTTGCGTTTTTTCTATATGCAGGCCATATGGTGCTTCAACTGAATCATGAGAGTTCCACCTTAACTGACCATTCTGGTTATCAGTAAGCTTGAATTTAATTCTGGTAGCTGTATTATCATCTTTAGCAACACCGTATAATGTCAACTCAGGCTGACCAGTTCCATTACCTACTCTCACATCCTGTGGAAATATAGTTTCACCAGTATCCCAGTTTGAATAGAAAATAGTCTTATCATATGTTTCTCCATTTCTAGCCTGCAATAAAAAGTCAGATTGATAATTTGTTAGAAAGAAATTCTTATTTAAATGCTCCGAATTAGTATTTTTAAAATACATTGATGGTGATAATTTTTTGATATTTAAATTTCCTACCAAATCTACGTCTCCATCACTATTAAATACATGCTCATGCCCATTAATGTCTAGAGTATAATCATAAGCTCCAATAGTACCCACATATGCATTAGTATTAAAAAATATCTCATTATTATCAATCCCTAGAGAATCACCAATTTTTAACCACGCATTATTAATATTACTTCTGCCTATAGTAGTTCCAACATTATCAATCTTAACTTGACCACTTATTGTATCACCAGTTAAGGATAAGTAATCAGCAGGATTAAAATTACCTGTATGATAAACTTTATCTCCTAAGCCTGTTAGGTCGGCTGTCGCACCGAACATTAATTCACCGTTTGTACCAAGACCAAAATACTTATCAGTTGTACCATTACCGATAAATCGTATAGCTATATTAGCATCACTGTTAGTTCTACGTAAAACCAAAGTTGTGGCATTATCTCTCTCAGCTTGCAGCAATCCTGTTACCGTCCCTCCAAATAAAGGTAAATAACTATGAGTATGACTAGTGTCACTCTTTTCACTTAAAAATGTATCAATCTCACTTTCAGTGTAGAATCTATCGTCATGATTATGAGTTGTTAATGAATAATTTTGCAAATCACTTACTTTTGCTATTTGTGTTCCATCTTTCGGATCACGATAACTTCCACCAATGTAATGATAATCAATTGTACTAAATTTTCTAAAATCACTTCCTACAAAATCATAAGCACTTGCTATTGTAGTAGTCGGGGAATGGGTTACTTCATATTGAGTTCCTGCCTTATGTATAAAATCTCCAATATAAGGTGTTACAGTAATATCTTTGTCATATGCTAAAATTCTATATAATGCATGACCACCTCTCAACCAAAAAATAATTAAATCAGTATCAGGTTCAGGTATTCTCACATCTGCAAGCATCTTGGAATATTGTTGAGCCATAGTGAAGTCCATGAAATAATTCATACCACCCCACCCATAAGCATAGGCATCCATATATATCTGCAATCCACCCTTATGAGTTGCTGTATTCCATGTATCTGGTGCTTCCCAAGCGTATCCTCTTAGTAGTTCAAAATACTTTTTACTAGGTAAACCATTCGATGTATAATCACTTATATTATCAATCACAACTGGATAATATGTATCGGCATCTCCGTCAACATAAAAATCTATTGTTCTATAATTCATATCATTGATTAAGTGAGTGTGACCTTCTGTGGATACATCAACTCCACCCTTTTTTAAGCCAACAGGGAAATTAACAATACCATCTTGACTACTTCGGAATAATGTATTACTAGATGAAGCTATTGAAATATCGTTATTATTCCCAGAACCAGTTCCATGATATGTCAATCTATAGCTATTTACATCACCCTCAAGTCCCATAAATAAACTAATATCCGACTCTGTAGGATTTGCAACTAACCTTAATATATCTCCAGATGAATCTTTTGTTAGAATTCCTCCGCTTAAAGGTAGATATGAATGTGTATGACTTGTCATATCTCCGTGGAGAGTGACAACGTCTGAGGCAAGGGTATCTACCGTTGCGATTTTACTCTTTTCTAAATCTGTAACAAACCTATTGCTAGCATCCGTTACAATTTCAGTAGCATTATGGGTTGCAGGATGGACATAATAATTAGCATTATCTTCAATACCACCAAGTTTAGTTCGCTCACTATTAGTCATGACTTTCTTCGTAGTTGTTTCAGTTATAATATCCATACCATGCGTTGCAGGGTGGATATAATTATTTGCATTATTTTCAATACCATCCAATTTTGTCTTATCCGTAGCGCTCATTTTACCGTCTAATACTTGTGTTGCTAGGGGCATTTCTCCTCCAGAATGGAACTTCCACTCTGTTCCATCAAAACGATAAACTGTATCTTCGTCGTTTACACTGACACACCAACCTTCTACAGCGCTTGGATAAGTTGTTGCTAAATCGGCAAATGTAGTCACAGCCTCTTTCCAATCCAAATTACTAACTACTTGTGATATTTTATTATTTACCTCATTTTGAGTATATGTATCATCCCAACGGATTTTTTGATTTACTGTTACAAACTCATGGTCTATATCTGTCAGAATATCTTTAGCAGAATTTGAAGCTACACCTTTTACAATCAATTTATAGTTAATACCGTCATCAATAGGAGTAATACCTATACCCTCTTTTAATACTAAATATGTATCACCAGAGTAAAGTACTTTATTATTAGGGTAATAAGTTACATCAGCTCGATAATCTTCGTATACACTCATTCTTTGTTTTAAATCGTCAATCTCTCCAATTTTACCGTCAGCTTGACCTACATCTCCTTGCAACGTTACATGTCGAGCATCTGCATCTGCAATGACTGTATCTAAGTCTGATTTTTTTGTAGTTGCTATAGAGACACTACTCTCTAGATTAGTTTTAGATGTCTCAGCCTCAGCTATTTTTATATCCAATTCAGCCTCTTTTGTTGCTGTATAATTATTAAGTTCTTTTTTCTTTGTTCCTACTGCAGGGTTTATATCTGTCCCAACATATGTATCAATCTCTGTTTTCTTACTATCCGTATGAGAAGTTATACTATTCTTCTGAATCGTAGCAAAATCTTCAACATCTTTCTTAGCAGTACCAATCGCAGGATTAGAATCATCCCCCACAAAAGTATTAATTTCCAACTTCTTTGTATTTGTGAATGCATCAAGGTCAGCTTTCTTAGTTCCCACAGCAGGATTTATATTAGCGCCTACATAACTGTCTAAGTCTGCTTTCTTGAAACTAGTATGGCTGTCAAGTTCAACTTCTTTGTCGCTCTCGTAAGTATCTAAGCTATTCTCTAGCGCATCTCGGTGGGAATCTAATTCTACTTTCTTCCCATTTGTAAAAATATTTAAGATACCCTCTTGAACACCCCTATGGGATTCTAGTTCTGTTTCTTTGACTGTAGAGAAGTCATCTAATTGAATCTCTTTACTAGTTGTATGGGAGTCAATTTGGTCAATCTTTGTTGTAACATGACTGTCGATTTCCCCAACCTTAGTTGTTGTATGGGCGTTAAGTTCCTTTTTCTTCGTTCCAACCGCAGGACTAACGTCATCACCAACATATGCATCCAATTCACCCTTTTTAATAGTTGTATGGCTATCAAGCTCTGTTTTTAATGCATTCCCTTCTGCAATTTTTCCATCTAGAGCATTATATGAATTGTCTACCTCTGTTATTTTCGTAATTAATTCTTGTCTCTTCGTTTCTGCTTTAGTTGTTGCAGCTTCAACTTCATTTTTTTTTACTTCTGCATTGTCACGTACTGTATCTAAATCATTAACAGTTTGATCTACATCTGCAATCTTTGTTATAAGCGAACCTTCGACTCGCTGTCCTTCTGTAACTGTTGCATTAAGGTTATCCAAGTCTATCTGCGCTTTATTCACGTCATCAATAATGTCTTGAAGATTCGTAATAGAACCATCCATTTCATTTATATCCGTATAGATACGAGATGCAGGATACATAATCGAGCCTCTACTACTATAACTTATCTTTAGTTCTTTACCTTCCATACTTGTATGCAAAAAGATAAGACCTAAACCATAGTGAACTCTAAATTTATCACTTGTTATTTCTATCTCTGTATCTGTTGGATTAATCTCATTTAAAACAGTTAAACCATCTTTTATTGTTACACCATTAAATTCGTCTGGAATCTCTAATAGAGTAATTTTACTATTAATTACCTTATGGGATTCATCAACAATTGGAATAGATATCCTATTTCCATCATCATCAACATTCCAAACTATACGAAGCGGTTTATCCATGCTTTCAATACTCATAACAAATGCTCACTCCTTAAGGTATTTTACTCCCCTATAACATCACTTTGCGCTTCTACTGGCTCTGCAGTTCTAATAGAATACATAATTTTATTTAGTGCTTCAACTTCTTTAAAACCTCGGTAATCAACTTTATCTAAGAAAATTAATAAATTCTTCAAATCTCCTTCTTCAAGATTAACTGCTAATAATTTTTTAGTATCCATATTTATCTCTCCTTATATTTTTATTTATTACTTTTTGTTATATAGTTTATTGATGATATTTTTGGAATGCAATTATAATCAAGATATCTCACCTTTGATGACCAATTATCATATACTTTCATTAAAATCTTCTTAGCTCCATATTGATCCTTATAAATTAAGTAACCAATAATCAAAACAGTATGGTTTTTATAATAATCCTTATTATTTCCACTTAAATTAATAATAACTGGAACTCCATTATCTAAAAGTTTTATAATATTTTGATTGTCATAACCTAAACTTTTTATGTAATTATGTTTTGATTTAAACTCTTCTAATCCAAAGTATTGTAAATTTCTATTTAAAATGCAGTTGATAAATAAAGGTATGGTACCATAAACATCTCCAGAATATAACCATTTAGGATTGATGTTAGCGACTACTGTTTTATAAATAATCTCAAAATCTTCTGTCCTCTCTATTAAATATTCAATTAGGGTAGCTATACTTATTATTGTGCAATCATTCTTCTCCCCATAATCTTCCTGATTATGTCCTTTTACCAGCTCAACATTACCAAATTGTACCAATTTAGCACTTTTAAATCCTATCGCTTTAAAATAAAAATGAGGCGTTTTAATTTTATTCATTGGTTTTCTCATTTCATCACCTCCATAGTTACCCTACATTTTGTATTTCTTGATTTTGAAGATATACAAATTCTCTAAGGTCATAGATAATCTCACCTAAAGGTGATTTACCTACGTATGAATTGTATATATCTTGACTTGTTATATCATCTTTAGTTCTACCATAACTCTCAGCGATTGTTTTTCCAGTTTCATCTTTTATATAGTGGCGTTGGTCTGACTTCGGCTTGAGATATTCTAAAAGATCAATCCTTAAATCAGGGTACTTGTCATTTAAAATATCTGTAGATATTTCTTTAAACTCTCTTTTGAATACTTCCATGTATTCATCTGTTAGTGGTAAAGTATTCTCAACTGTACCAATTCCAATTATTCTAACACCCTTGTTATATAAATGTTTTATTCCCTTTGACAAATATCCTATATTATACGGATGTGTCACTATATGAACACTCAGTCGATCTTTATATCCTGAAGCTAATAGAATATTTATATTTTCTATAACTGTATCATAAGAATTTAGCTGTGTATCCTTGAAGACTCTGAGCTGATTCATAGATTTATTGCCATCTAAACTTATACCAATATGTACCGTTGGATAAGCATATAAGAACTCATCAATATCAGGATTTAAAATTGTTCCATTTGTAGTTATCATATATCTATGAACTTCAACATTTTTAAGTTTTTCAATATATTCAACAGCTGATTTAATAATATCGAATGCTAATAAAGGCTCTCCACCTAAAAATTCAATCTCAAATATTCTATCTTTATTAAATTTGGCAATATTATCGATTACCTCTTTAACTTCATCCCAAGTATACAAACTAGACTTATCAGTTTCATAACAATATTTACAATCTAAGTTACATTTTTTAGTTACATGTACAACATATCTCTCCAATTTAATTTCCTTCCTTCCTCTATTCGCTAACGCATGGACAAGGAACAGAATTATCTTATCCAAACATATCTACCACATTGCACGTACATTGATTATATATTTCACACATGTCTTCTGCTTGTCTTGCAACGCATACACAAGTATGGGCATCGCATACATCTCCAGTCCTATTTTCACATGTACATGGAATGTTTATGGTACATGACGGGCTACCAGTCCTAGTTACGCAGTCACAATCGAATGTATTACAAGTACATGAACTTGAAGATGTTCTCCCTTCACAATCACACTCCATATTACACTCACATCGCGGTACATAAGTTCTTGTAACACAAGAACAAGAATCTACATCACATGTTGATTCACCTGTTCTATTCTCGCAATCACAAGGTTGGTTCACTCCACATGAGCTTTCAGATGTTCTCCCTTGACAATCACAACCGTCTGTATTACAACCACAAACAGAACTAGACGTTCTGCTTACACAACTACAGGCATCCATATCGCAATCAGATGTCGAAGTTCTATTCTCACAATCGCAAGGTGCGTTATGTGTGCATGAACTTTCTGATGTTCTACCTACACATGTACAAACTTCATTACACGTACAGGTTGGAGAGCCATATCTCGCTTCACAATCACAAGCATTAAAATACGTTTTATTACAATCACATGTGGAGGTATATGTTCTAGTTATACAATTACAAGTATTTTTATTGCACTCACATTGCGGTACATAAGTTCTTGTAACACAAGAACAACTGTCCACATCACACGCAAGTTCACCAGTTCTATTCTCACAATCGCAAGGTGCGTTATAATCACATACACCAGATGCCGTTCTAACCACACAATCACAACCTTGATTACAAGTACATTGAGATACATAAGTTCTTGTAACACAAGAGCAACTGTCTATGTCACAAGCAGAAGAAGATGTTCTATTCTCGCAGTCGCAGGGTTGGTTTACTCTACATGGGCTTTCTGATGTTCTCCCTTGACAATCACAATCGAATGTATTACAAGAGCAGGAACTCGAAGATGTTCTCCCTTCACAATTACACTCTAAATTACAAGTACAACCACTTGTAGTTTTATTTTCACATGTGCAGAGTGTATCAGAAGTACAATTGTATGGTATTCTAACTTGACAATCGCATGTGTGAGCATCACATACATCTATTATAGTCCTGCCTTCACACTCACAAGTATAATCAGATACAGCATTACATTCGCATGGTTGTAAAATATTAACTTTATCTCTTATTGCCCCCAAAGATTTTTCAGATGTGTTGCTATATACATGACCTACACAGGTAGAATTATCTCTTATTGTATTCATATTATCCAGTAGACTTTTTAAATCTTGAAGATGTCTATGATTGGGGGTTATATCATATCCACCTTTACTTACCATTAAATTTTTTAATTCTCTTAAACTTAAACTCACTATCTGTCACTTCCTCCCATTTAAGAGTTAGCTAACATTTTCAAGATTATCCTTTGATTTGTTAGAATTTCTTCTTGTTGCTCTAATATGAGTTTTGTAGCTCCTGCGATAATTTCGATATTCTCATCTTTACTATCACAAGTACATTTTGATTTAGGATTATTAAAACCACTTTGTCCTGTCGTTGCAATAGTTGTACCTCTTGAGTCACATAAACAATCAGGATTGTTTGGATTATTTCCTTTCCTATAGTCTACATTTGTTTCAGGTGTTTTTAACCCCATATTTTCCAACTCCTCTTTTAAATCATGTTGAAATTTCATTTCCACATGTGCCATACTGCATTGACTTCCTCTTACTTGACTTAATATACTTCCGTTTTCAACCCAATTTACGGCAATACATCTATAACAATGATTATGTTTACAATCTTTATCACAGGACATATCATCGCTATCATAAGCCAAAAATAACCTTCTCTTAGAATCATCGATATCTTCATCAATATTTCCTATTAAGGTTTCTTTATCTGGGTCATTAAAGTAGAAATGATGACATGGATAAATATCGCCTTTAGCTGTAATTGTCACAAAGTTTTTTCCTGCACCACAAGGTGATAAGGCTCTCCTATCTGGTCTTAAGCATCTGTCGAGTGGTGCATAATTTTCAACTTCTTTTATATTTCCATCTCTTTTGACTCTAGCTAATATATCATCTTTAATCATTCCAAGTTGCTCTGAATATGTATTGATATGCTCTTGAGTCCAATAATCTTCTTGAAGAAATAAAAACCAGAGTCTAGGTACATTCCACTCATCTCTAAAAAACTTCCATGATTTATATAAACCACTTATCGTCTCTTTGCTCATAACGCCATGTAAGTTAAGTCTATTTATATATTCCTTTCCAAACATGGCTTTAAATTCTTCTATGTTCTTCTCAATCATATCAAAAGAGCCTTTTCCATTAACAGTAACTCTATTGGCATCATGTATTTCTTTCGTACCATCTACTGATATTTGAATACCCAGACTTACCTTATCTTTATATGTTTTAAATATTCTATCTAACTCATCGTTGTAAATAGTACCATTTGTGACTATTGAGGCTGTATATTTAACACCATACTTTTCTGATGTTAATAATCCTGTTTTAAACACATGTTCCAATAATGATGCATCCATCAATGGCTCTCCACCAAATAACATAGTGTGAAATTCTCTCATACCGTTCTCTGCAGCATTTTTTGCAAGATATTCTATAGCTTTTGTTGCTACTTCTTTGCTCATATAATTTTTTTTGTGTTTTTCAAAGCAATATTTACATCTTAAATTACAATCCTCTGTGAGTAATAAACTTGCTGAATTCGGTTTAACTGATCTCATTATATCCTCCTGATATCCTTTATTTTTATTTATTACTTTATAATACTACAACCTATGATATAAATCAAGTATAAGTTTTATTATTATTTTTATGAAGCCATCCACACCAATGCACCTGTATAACTCCCTGTGTTACCAACATATATATTAGTAGAATCATATCTAATCCATACTTCTCCTAGATAACCATTAGGGTTAGCTTTTGGCATTGCAGATACTGCTGTTGGCGAACTTCCTAGACCATGTGCAATTGTTCTTTCTCCACCATTACCTACAAAAGTACTTGAGCCACCTTTAACTCCAGAACCTGATGCAGTAGTAAGGATTTTACTACCATTAATATATGCCGTTCCAGTAGGTGCTTGTAACCATATAGAACCTGATTTCGATTCTATAGACAACCCTTCAGCAGATTCTAATTTAAGTGCATATCCAGAGTTCGTTCTTAGGAATATCCTTTTCGCCTCTTCTTCTTCTGTTCCTGCACCACCAATGTCATAATCGATCATACCTGCAAGATTTCCTGTCTCTGAATAGAATTCAATATCGTTTCCAGATGTCATTTCGATTCTTTTTCCAGAGCTTGATGTACGTACTGTCTTACCTGTAATATAATTACCTTGAATATTTTGAGCATATACATCAATAGTCCATACACTACTTCCATCTATATATGTACTTTCTATAGCGTTTATTGCATCTGAATCACTATAATTATTAATTGAAGGTTTACTGGTTATCTTATTCCAAGAGATGGTGGCATTTGCACCCATTGTAACATTATCTCCAACAACTAAGTCCTCAATTTCTGTAGCTTTAATCTTACCATCAATAGTTAATTCATCCCAATTCAATACCCCATTATCTAAATCTATAACAGCTTTTCCACTACTATTAATTACTTGACCACCTTTTAATTGCATATTGTGGGCTATAAGGTCACCTGTGGAGCTATCTACTTTAAATCTATCTAGCCATCCTGATCCATTATGGTATTGAATTTTAATGCCTTCTGAGGCATTTAATGATGTTTTAATTGTGCCAGTGATATCTGCATCATTGGTTCTAACTGTGATACCATCAGTAGAATTAATTTTAACACCATTATAAGATGCGTTATCCATTAACAAGTTTTCACCTGATAATTCACTGGTTGGTAATCCATTTGTTATCGTTAGATTCGCACCGTGGATGGTTACGCCATTCTGATCCACTTCAAATGTACCACTTGTGTTCTCTATGGTTAAATTAGCCCCTGCAAGTACCTTACCATAGATCGCTTCACCTACTACCCCTTCGGAGCTAATTGCAGTACCAGATGTATTCCAGCCATCATTGGTGAAAGCTATGAGATCACCTATTAACTTGACCTGTCTATCAATATCACTTGTATCCGTTAGTAGAATCCCTCTTTCATCAATAACAACTTCTTGGTCTACCCCTGCAAATGCTCTCTTCTTAGAGAGATCTAGCCTGCCTTCAATAAAGTCTATAAACTCTGTTCTTTCCTCAGAGTACTTACCGTATTTGGTCTTCTCCATACTAAGGGTAGTGCTTGTTGAAATGCTCTCTTTTAATAAGTCTTTCAGGTATACGCTAGGATCATCAAAAGAACCTTTATTGGAAAAATTCATGGTTAGAGTGTTACTTGTCTCTGAAAATGTATATTCAACTAGTC comes from the Vallitalea okinawensis genome and includes:
- a CDS encoding C39 family peptidase, encoding MRKPMNKIKTPHFYFKAIGFKSAKLVQFGNVELVKGHNQEDYGEKNDCTIISIATLIEYLIERTEDFEIIYKTVVANINPKWLYSGDVYGTIPLFINCILNRNLQYFGLEEFKSKHNYIKSLGYDNQNIIKLLDNGVPVIINLSGNNKDYYKNHTVLIIGYLIYKDQYGAKKILMKVYDNWSSKVRYLDYNCIPKISSINYITKSNK
- a CDS encoding radical SAM protein, with the translated sequence MERYVVHVTKKCNLDCKYCYETDKSSLYTWDEVKEVIDNIAKFNKDRIFEIEFLGGEPLLAFDIIKSAVEYIEKLKNVEVHRYMITTNGTILNPDIDEFLYAYPTVHIGISLDGNKSMNQLRVFKDTQLNSYDTVIENINILLASGYKDRLSVHIVTHPYNIGYLSKGIKHLYNKGVRIIGIGTVENTLPLTDEYMEVFKREFKEISTDILNDKYPDLRIDLLEYLKPKSDQRHYIKDETGKTIAESYGRTKDDITSQDIYNSYVGKSPLGEIIYDLREFVYLQNQEIQNVG
- a CDS encoding radical SAM/SPASM domain-containing protein translates to MRSVKPNSASLLLTEDCNLRCKYCFEKHKKNYMSKEVATKAIEYLAKNAAENGMREFHTMLFGGEPLMDASLLEHVFKTGLLTSEKYGVKYTASIVTNGTIYNDELDRIFKTYKDKVSLGIQISVDGTKEIHDANRVTVNGKGSFDMIEKNIEEFKAMFGKEYINRLNLHGVMSKETISGLYKSWKFFRDEWNVPRLWFLFLQEDYWTQEHINTYSEQLGMIKDDILARVKRDGNIKEVENYAPLDRCLRPDRRALSPCGAGKNFVTITAKGDIYPCHHFYFNDPDKETLIGNIDEDIDDSKRRLFLAYDSDDMSCDKDCKHNHCYRCIAVNWVENGSILSQVRGSQCSMAHVEMKFQHDLKEELENMGLKTPETNVDYRKGNNPNNPDCLCDSRGTTIATTGQSGFNNPKSKCTCDSKDENIEIIAGATKLILEQQEEILTNQRIILKMLANS
- a CDS encoding phage tail protein, coding for MSEYIPFNLIESYKKEDPIQLDITLCKPDYNRTPLQVLSTAYKKELSKRFGSVDEMKFQVPRTIDGTANEDYDLIKGDLVLLVEFDGQKQYFIVTECAESVDKKVIHKNVVAYSYEFIFSNKLIRGWNEGQQPLSYIMNYVISLFPSWQLGITEPDLMTIERTMDVAEQTVLEFLIDIQKKYLCIFEFDTINRTIDIRKLENIGKNKGFVISERNYARSIDITPNFQEVVTRLRCYGKDNLSINGLNPTGQPYLETYEYFQDGFKRVSDGSEGWQIIGHSDYMSDGLCMALLDYQVVINNNSSTLSTKIDELATLQEELDRLLYASESSDKGLEVLKTELNGIQLQIDALIRSGASDLSSLKSKETELLNKINTKQTQVDNQQALVEAKDKEILDLKELMKVENNLTEDQIKELDMFTREKTWSDSAYVDVNDLYEEGQKLLLKMAQPAIQFSVDVINFLKCLDRSEDWEYVTTGLGDVITIESDNLNASFEARLVEYTFSETSNTLTMNFSNKGSFDDPSVYLKDLLKESISTSTTLSMEKTKYGKYSEERTEFIDFIEGRLDLSKKRAFAGVDQEVVIDERGILLTDTSDIDRQVKLIGDLIAFTNDGWNTSGTAISSEGVVGEAIYGKVLAGANLTIENTSGTFEVDQNGVTIHGANLTITNGLPTSELSGENLLMDNASYNGVKINSTDGITVRTNDADITGTIKTSLNASEGIKIQYHNGSGWLDRFKVDSSTGDLIAHNMQLKGGQVINSSGKAVIDLDNGVLNWDELTIDGKIKATEIEDLVVGDNVTMGANATISWNKITSKPSINNYSDSDAINAIESTYIDGSSVWTIDVYAQNIQGNYITGKTVRTSSSGKRIEMTSGNDIEFYSETGNLAGMIDYDIGGAGTEEEEAKRIFLRTNSGYALKLESAEGLSIESKSGSIWLQAPTGTAYINGSKILTTASGSGVKGGSSTFVGNGGERTIAHGLGSSPTAVSAMPKANPNGYLGEVWIRYDSTNIYVGNTGSYTGALVWMAS